Proteins co-encoded in one Parcubacteria group bacterium genomic window:
- a CDS encoding YdeI/OmpD-associated family protein: MPKKVISAGMVHTVPADVRKAITSSPAAKTAWEDITPLARNKWICWVTSGKKAETRNIRINKALSKLASGMRRPCCWAGCPHR; the protein is encoded by the coding sequence ATGCCTAAAAAAGTAATTTCAGCCGGGATGGTGCACACCGTGCCCGCGGATGTGCGAAAAGCCATTACTTCTTCCCCTGCGGCAAAAACGGCATGGGAGGATATTACGCCGCTCGCCCGCAACAAATGGATCTGCTGGGTTACTTCAGGAAAAAAAGCGGAAACAAGAAACATCAGAATCAACAAGGCGCTCTCAAAGCTTGCAAGCGGCATGCGCCGTCCGTGCTGCTGGGCAGGTTGCCCCCATCGTTAA
- a CDS encoding AbrB/MazE/SpoVT family DNA-binding domain-containing protein, producing the protein MATTLSSKHQIVIPKAIRERMKLKAGASVALYPLDDNRAVLVKQPKSYVEALSGLGKEVWESLGGADKYIKDMRADRTLWKK; encoded by the coding sequence ATGGCAACCACACTCTCCAGCAAGCACCAAATTGTGATACCCAAGGCAATACGCGAACGCATGAAACTCAAGGCAGGCGCGTCTGTGGCGCTCTACCCGCTTGATGACAATCGGGCTGTGTTGGTTAAACAGCCAAAGAGCTATGTGGAAGCCTTATCCGGACTTGGCAAGGAGGTGTGGGAATCGCTCGGCGGCGCGGACAAATATATCAAAGACATGCGGGCCGACCGCACGCTATGGAAGAAATAA
- a CDS encoding DUF5069 domain-containing protein, whose translation MTSIIAKDLTKCPPRSPKERLGGFAILPRAIDKCRALLAGTNGEYKFDCSNDNVLFKFKGIIGAELKDYIAQGHTDDEIVDWVKSHGLPKTDEEIQAWSEAFNTDYSYSTNPEKKDWFNGVCAKHGLDPAKTTLFEYLEIDDKASFNTEEACQI comes from the coding sequence ATGACTAGTATTATTGCCAAAGACCTGACCAAATGTCCGCCGCGCAGTCCCAAAGAGCGGCTCGGCGGATTTGCCATTCTCCCCCGCGCCATTGATAAGTGCCGCGCCCTGTTAGCTGGCACAAACGGCGAATATAAATTTGATTGCTCTAACGATAACGTCTTGTTTAAATTCAAGGGCATTATTGGCGCGGAATTAAAAGACTACATCGCCCAAGGCCATACTGATGATGAGATTGTGGACTGGGTAAAAAGCCATGGCCTTCCCAAAACTGATGAAGAGATTCAAGCCTGGTCCGAGGCCTTCAATACTGACTATTCCTATTCCACTAACCCTGAAAAAAAGGACTGGTTCAACGGCGTCTGCGCGAAGCACGGCCTGGATCCAGCCAAGACCACGCTGTTTGAATATCTTGAGATAGATGATAAGGCCAGCTTTAATACTGAAGAAGCCTGCCAAATATGA